In Gemmatimonadota bacterium, one DNA window encodes the following:
- a CDS encoding PAS domain-containing protein, which translates to MAASLGLLVGARWLREPSPAVAASFAAVTLVLLVLTWRARALAWRRRVAFTATCLAFVISAGVHEARLARLERAPDSVRAALEAEATTRLEQAVRTAGLELTRIAQAALLVPSREAGAFDALAALVAGPDDRSVIVADSGRPFAWAGRLLVPVDSLPGPVGVVATPFHVVIYAVATKGTQSAIASVLLHAQRPASELSLPLDLRVASAVGVTGFAYGGAGAAASVPRAVVLTVGDEPMLAARALVPPADALAHEARERAVTRGAAMLAVLGLLLLAVAWRRDIGLGGRFAVLAVAFGAVAFVPLSSFSNRWPLFDPTFYFVGAGGRFTANAGALAITSGLLLLGLLSALRAGFRPRSRTQALAGVLLVATAGPFVLRDLARGINVPTIGASLGLWLSWQVTLFLAAVTVLLLGVTAGRAALSGTRRGIAAWIAPVIAAVAALSTPIVLEAPGRLPALHPALWILAIAALAFTRRARAIVASVAVVAACGAVTLAWFSTVRDRVQLASEDVHGLSTPDPTSAVLLERYADALDVATAARSRVEVLSRFATSDLAGAELPVEVATWAPDGTPMAELRVGRGSGTAGVNVLADEARTRGGRILREVPGEPGTHVVLAQPHLDGTVTTVVLAPRSALVPPDAFGAFLGFPPPPTPEPPYTLRLGEFADPGAPETPRGGRWWREGNELHGDWLLPAAGGMRRRVHGTVELRRFDALVTRGALLVLIDLTVLGAIWLLIVSADGAAWRWWRMRRRDVLHSFRVRLSVALFGAFVVPSALLGVWSFQRVQADDRESRDLLVRETLRGVAASTDSVLLAQAAARFDTPLFLYADGLLVGTSDPLLDALAPVGRLLPPGVARTLAEGDQPTAGREEDLGPGAVRLGYRAETDAYGVQWVLAAPARLDERLLDRRRNDLAVFLLFALALGGIAALWASGAGARQLSQPIRALQANALALARGATPPALDADPPVEFTPVFSAFRTMTTDLAESRAALETAERRLAATLRNVASGVVAVDDQGRVTFANPRAESILGATLPAGIALAPRLGAEIDARLLAFLDAADEEADFEVERMGRRLQVRVARLAAGARRAVITVDDVTEVARAERVLAWGEMARQVAHEIKNPLTPIRLGMQHLRRARRDGRVDFDRVLEENTARVLAEIDRLDEIARAFSRYGTAPVADAPAERTDVARVARDVLELERMGQEGITWEETIPDREALAAGRDRELREVLLNLLENARLARATRIGLVVAVHVDGSVEVSVRDDGVGIAPNLLPRIFEPHFSTRTSGSGLGLAVSRRLVEGWGGAITAESELGRGTVIRVRLAPPPSH; encoded by the coding sequence GTGGCCGCATCGTTGGGCCTCCTCGTCGGCGCCCGATGGCTGCGCGAACCGTCCCCCGCAGTGGCGGCCTCCTTCGCCGCCGTGACGCTCGTGCTGCTGGTGCTCACGTGGCGCGCCCGGGCGCTGGCTTGGCGGCGTCGCGTGGCGTTCACGGCGACGTGCCTCGCCTTCGTGATCAGCGCCGGCGTGCATGAGGCGCGCCTCGCGCGGCTCGAACGGGCGCCCGATTCGGTCCGCGCCGCACTCGAGGCGGAGGCGACGACCCGGCTCGAGCAGGCCGTGCGGACCGCGGGGCTCGAGTTGACGCGCATCGCCCAGGCGGCGCTGCTGGTGCCGTCGCGCGAGGCAGGCGCGTTCGATGCGCTCGCCGCGCTCGTCGCCGGGCCGGACGACCGTTCGGTGATCGTCGCGGACTCGGGACGGCCGTTCGCGTGGGCCGGCCGCCTGCTCGTGCCGGTGGATTCGCTCCCCGGCCCGGTCGGGGTGGTCGCGACGCCCTTCCATGTGGTGATCTACGCGGTCGCGACCAAGGGCACGCAGAGCGCGATCGCCTCCGTCCTGCTCCACGCGCAGCGGCCGGCGTCGGAACTGAGCCTGCCGCTCGACCTGCGAGTCGCGAGTGCGGTCGGGGTGACGGGCTTCGCGTACGGCGGCGCGGGGGCGGCGGCCTCGGTGCCGCGGGCCGTGGTCCTCACCGTCGGCGACGAACCGATGCTCGCGGCGCGCGCGCTCGTGCCGCCGGCCGACGCGCTCGCGCATGAGGCGCGGGAGCGGGCCGTCACGCGCGGCGCGGCGATGCTCGCCGTGCTGGGCCTCCTGCTCCTCGCGGTCGCGTGGCGTCGGGACATCGGGCTGGGCGGGCGATTCGCGGTCCTCGCCGTCGCCTTCGGCGCGGTCGCGTTCGTCCCGCTCTCGAGCTTCTCGAACCGGTGGCCGCTGTTCGACCCGACCTTCTATTTCGTCGGGGCGGGTGGCCGTTTCACGGCGAACGCCGGTGCCCTCGCGATCACCAGCGGGCTGCTCCTCCTCGGACTGCTATCGGCGCTCCGCGCCGGCTTCCGTCCGCGCTCGCGGACGCAGGCACTGGCCGGCGTTCTCCTCGTCGCGACCGCGGGGCCGTTCGTCCTGCGGGACCTCGCGCGCGGGATCAACGTGCCGACGATCGGTGCGTCGCTCGGCCTCTGGCTCTCCTGGCAGGTGACGCTGTTCCTCGCCGCGGTGACGGTGCTCCTGCTCGGCGTGACCGCCGGCCGTGCCGCGCTCTCGGGGACGCGTCGCGGCATCGCCGCCTGGATCGCACCGGTCATCGCGGCCGTCGCGGCCCTCTCGACGCCGATCGTGCTCGAGGCGCCCGGGCGTCTTCCCGCGCTGCATCCCGCCCTCTGGATCCTCGCCATCGCCGCGCTCGCCTTCACCCGGCGCGCGCGCGCGATCGTCGCGTCGGTGGCCGTCGTCGCGGCCTGTGGTGCCGTCACCCTCGCCTGGTTCTCCACCGTGCGCGATCGGGTGCAACTGGCGTCGGAGGACGTGCACGGACTCTCCACACCGGACCCGACCTCCGCGGTGCTGCTGGAGCGCTATGCGGACGCGCTCGACGTCGCCACCGCGGCGCGCTCGCGCGTGGAGGTCCTCTCGCGGTTCGCGACCTCGGATCTCGCGGGAGCGGAGTTGCCCGTGGAGGTCGCCACGTGGGCCCCCGACGGCACGCCGATGGCCGAGCTGCGCGTCGGACGCGGGAGCGGCACTGCCGGGGTGAACGTCCTCGCCGACGAGGCGCGGACGCGCGGCGGCCGGATCCTCCGCGAGGTGCCGGGTGAGCCGGGCACGCACGTGGTGCTGGCGCAGCCGCATCTCGACGGCACGGTGACGACGGTCGTCCTCGCGCCACGGAGCGCGCTCGTCCCGCCGGACGCGTTCGGGGCCTTCCTCGGCTTCCCGCCGCCGCCCACCCCCGAGCCCCCCTACACGCTGCGTCTGGGCGAGTTCGCGGACCCCGGCGCGCCGGAGACGCCGCGGGGCGGGCGGTGGTGGCGCGAGGGGAACGAGCTCCACGGCGATTGGCTGCTCCCCGCGGCCGGCGGGATGCGGCGCCGCGTGCACGGGACGGTGGAACTCCGGCGCTTCGACGCGCTCGTCACCCGCGGCGCGCTGCTCGTCCTCATCGATCTCACGGTCCTCGGCGCGATCTGGCTGCTGATCGTCTCGGCCGACGGCGCGGCGTGGCGCTGGTGGCGCATGCGGCGACGCGACGTGCTGCACAGCTTCCGGGTGCGGCTGTCGGTCGCCCTCTTCGGCGCCTTCGTCGTGCCGTCCGCCCTCCTCGGCGTGTGGTCCTTCCAGCGCGTGCAGGCCGACGACCGCGAGTCGCGGGACCTGCTCGTCCGCGAGACGCTGCGCGGCGTGGCGGCCTCCACGGACTCGGTGCTGCTCGCGCAGGCGGCCGCCCGCTTCGACACGCCGCTCTTCCTCTACGCGGACGGCTTGCTCGTCGGAACGAGCGATCCGCTCCTCGATGCGCTGGCTCCCGTGGGCCGGCTCCTGCCCCCCGGCGTGGCGCGGACCCTGGCCGAGGGGGACCAGCCGACCGCTGGGCGCGAAGAGGACCTCGGGCCCGGTGCGGTGCGCCTCGGCTACCGTGCGGAGACCGACGCGTACGGGGTGCAGTGGGTGCTCGCCGCGCCGGCGCGGCTGGATGAGCGGCTCCTCGACCGCCGGCGCAACGACCTGGCGGTCTTCCTGCTGTTCGCGCTCGCGCTCGGCGGCATCGCCGCGCTCTGGGCGAGCGGGGCGGGCGCCCGACAGCTCTCGCAGCCCATCCGCGCGCTGCAGGCGAACGCGCTCGCGCTCGCGCGCGGCGCGACGCCCCCGGCGCTCGATGCCGACCCGCCGGTGGAGTTCACGCCGGTGTTCAGCGCGTTCCGCACCATGACGACCGACCTGGCCGAGAGCCGCGCGGCCCTCGAGACCGCCGAACGGCGCCTGGCGGCGACGCTCCGGAACGTCGCGAGCGGGGTGGTCGCGGTGGACGATCAGGGCCGTGTCACGTTCGCCAATCCGCGAGCCGAGTCGATCCTCGGGGCCACGCTCCCGGCCGGCATCGCGCTCGCTCCGCGCCTGGGGGCCGAGATCGACGCGCGGCTGCTCGCCTTCCTGGACGCCGCGGACGAGGAGGCCGACTTCGAGGTGGAGCGGATGGGCCGTCGCCTGCAGGTGCGCGTCGCGCGGCTCGCGGCGGGGGCGCGGCGGGCGGTCATCACCGTGGACGACGTGACCGAGGTGGCGCGCGCCGAGCGCGTGCTCGCGTGGGGCGAGATGGCTCGCCAGGTGGCGCACGAGATCAAGAACCCGCTCACGCCCATCCGGCTCGGCATGCAGCACCTCCGTCGCGCGCGGCGAGACGGACGCGTGGACTTCGACCGCGTGCTCGAGGAGAACACGGCGCGCGTGCTGGCGGAGATCGACCGTCTCGACGAGATCGCGCGGGCCTTCAGTCGATATGGCACGGCGCCGGTCGCCGATGCGCCCGCCGAGCGGACCGACGTGGCGCGCGTGGCGCGGGACGTGCTCGAGTTGGAGCGGATGGGGCAGGAGGGGATCACGTGGGAGGAGACGATCCCGGACCGCGAGGCGCTGGCGGCGGGGCGCGACCGCGAACTGCGCGAGGTGCTGCTCAACCTGCTCGAGAATGCGCGGCTCGCGCGGGCGACGCGGATCGGGCTCGTGGTGGCGGTCCACGTCGACGGGAGCGTGGAGGTCTCGGTCCGCGACGACGGGGTCGGCATCGCGCCGAACCTCTTGCCGCGCATCTTCGAGCCGCACTTCTCGACGCGGACGAGCGGGAGCGGGCTGGGCCTCGCGGTGAGCCGGCGGCTCGTCGAAGGATGGGGCGGTGCGATCACCGCCGAGAGCGAGCTCGGACGAGGGACGGTGATCCGCGTCCGGCTGGCTCCGCCCCCGTCGCACTGA
- a CDS encoding TolC family protein, with translation MRALWRATLLLVVAMPVAAQAGRPTLTLTEALEIAKKNNPTYLQSITGRTRAAASLRSAYGQLLPSADVSASASYREGRPQFFGGVAFGATSDIVSSSWNLQGSMQLSLNTLAQIKRANASMDAADADVEAALFQLRNGVTAQFLLALQTQARAALQDTLVVQQRLQLELAQARAGVGSATSLDVKRAEVGLGTQQVAALRARNTAAVARLQLFQQLGAPMPEDVVLTADLPVSAPTQSVADLLAMAKVANPNLRAFQARERVAEAGVKSARSAYTPSLSLSGSVGGVAQTQTDVTDNDAVAQAIATRDSRVASCLSTDSLRVGAGLGSIAPQCAAIPPVNVAAIRDANNTFPFGFTRNPYSLSLGISLPLFDGFGREQRLQEANASRTDARYNTRRQELAMTADVTSARVTLQAAFDAVELQTRNAATAREALQLAEERYRVGANTFVDLTTARGEYERAETDRIDAIYEFHRAYAALEAAVGRTLR, from the coding sequence ATGCGTGCGCTGTGGCGGGCGACCCTGCTCCTCGTGGTGGCGATGCCGGTGGCGGCCCAGGCGGGCCGGCCGACGTTGACGCTGACCGAGGCGCTGGAGATCGCCAAGAAGAACAACCCGACCTACCTGCAGTCGATCACGGGGCGCACGCGGGCGGCCGCCTCGCTCCGGTCGGCGTACGGGCAGCTGCTCCCTAGCGCCGACGTCAGCGCCAGCGCGAGCTATCGCGAGGGCCGCCCGCAGTTCTTCGGCGGCGTCGCGTTCGGTGCGACCTCCGACATCGTCTCCTCGAGCTGGAACCTGCAGGGGAGCATGCAGCTCAGCCTCAACACGCTGGCGCAGATCAAGCGCGCCAACGCGTCCATGGATGCGGCGGATGCCGACGTCGAGGCCGCGCTCTTCCAGCTGCGGAACGGCGTGACCGCGCAGTTCCTGCTCGCGCTGCAGACCCAGGCACGCGCCGCCCTGCAGGACACGCTCGTGGTCCAGCAGCGGCTCCAGCTCGAACTCGCCCAGGCCCGCGCGGGCGTGGGATCGGCGACCTCCCTCGACGTGAAGCGGGCCGAGGTGGGGCTCGGGACGCAGCAGGTCGCGGCCCTCCGGGCCCGCAACACCGCGGCGGTCGCCCGGCTCCAGCTCTTCCAGCAGCTCGGCGCCCCGATGCCCGAGGACGTCGTGCTCACCGCTGACCTCCCGGTGTCCGCGCCGACGCAGAGCGTGGCCGACCTCCTCGCGATGGCGAAGGTCGCGAACCCGAACCTGCGGGCCTTCCAGGCGCGCGAGCGGGTCGCCGAGGCCGGCGTGAAGTCGGCCCGCAGCGCCTACACGCCGTCACTCTCGCTGTCCGGTTCCGTCGGCGGCGTCGCGCAGACCCAGACCGACGTCACGGACAACGATGCGGTCGCCCAGGCGATCGCGACCCGCGACTCGCGGGTGGCGAGCTGCCTCTCGACCGACTCGCTCCGCGTCGGCGCGGGACTCGGCAGCATCGCGCCGCAGTGCGCCGCGATCCCGCCGGTGAACGTCGCGGCCATCCGCGACGCCAACAACACCTTCCCCTTCGGGTTCACGCGCAATCCGTACAGCCTCTCGCTCGGCATCTCGCTCCCCTTGTTCGACGGGTTCGGGCGCGAGCAGCGGTTGCAGGAGGCCAACGCGAGCCGGACCGACGCGCGGTACAACACGCGCCGGCAGGAGCTCGCGATGACCGCCGACGTCACGTCGGCGCGGGTCACGCTGCAGGCGGCGTTCGATGCCGTCGAGCTGCAGACCCGGAACGCCGCGACGGCGCGCGAGGCGCTGCAGCTGGCCGAGGAGCGGTACCGCGTCGGGGCCAACACCTTCGTGGACCTCACGACGGCGCGCGGGGAGTACGAACGCGCCGAGACCGACCGCATCGATGCGATCTATGAATTCCACCGGGCGTACGCGGCGCTGGAAGCGGCCGTCGGACGCACCCTTCGCTGA
- a CDS encoding efflux RND transporter periplasmic adaptor subunit: MSKKMKWGIAAVAVIGIVGMIAVNAAGGDKGTEVRIEEVSKQDLVASVTASGQVIPRTKVDLSADITGRITRLSVKDGDMVREGQFLLQIDPQQYEAQVQRAEAALANARASLAQSRANLLQAQRNLERLEGIRRTNATLVSGQELEQAQTQLEVNKALVEAAEENVKQADASLKDARYQLSRTTIYAPMSGRVTRLNVELGETAIMGTLNKDAATLLTISDMSVLETKVKVDETDVSRIALGDSAVIQIDAFPDTTFIGRVVEISNSSVKGATASTTDQAIDYEVTVRILNPPAETRPDFSSTAKIVTDTRAQALAIPIIALTVREDSALKQTDAAPNAVAAPAVQVGKRDVEGVFVVGADNKVTFRPVRVGIAGEKYFEVLSGLEPGERIVAGTYQAIRELKDQQLVRETPKEAADPKAAKTP; this comes from the coding sequence ATGAGCAAGAAGATGAAGTGGGGGATCGCCGCGGTCGCCGTGATCGGCATCGTCGGGATGATCGCCGTGAACGCCGCCGGTGGTGACAAGGGGACCGAGGTCCGCATCGAGGAGGTGTCCAAGCAGGATCTGGTCGCCTCGGTGACGGCCAGCGGGCAGGTCATCCCGCGCACCAAGGTCGACCTCTCCGCCGACATCACCGGCCGCATCACGCGGCTCTCGGTGAAGGACGGCGACATGGTGCGCGAGGGGCAGTTCCTCCTCCAGATCGACCCGCAGCAGTACGAGGCGCAGGTGCAGCGCGCCGAGGCGGCGCTCGCGAACGCGCGGGCGAGCCTCGCGCAGTCGCGCGCCAACCTGCTGCAGGCGCAGCGCAACCTCGAGCGGCTCGAAGGCATCCGCCGCACGAATGCCACGCTCGTCTCCGGCCAGGAGCTCGAGCAGGCGCAGACGCAGCTCGAGGTGAACAAGGCGCTCGTGGAGGCCGCGGAGGAGAACGTGAAGCAGGCCGACGCGTCGCTGAAGGACGCGCGCTACCAACTCTCCCGCACCACCATCTACGCCCCGATGTCCGGCCGCGTGACGCGCCTCAACGTCGAGCTCGGCGAGACGGCGATCATGGGCACGCTCAACAAGGACGCCGCGACGCTGCTCACCATCAGCGACATGAGCGTCCTCGAGACGAAGGTGAAGGTCGACGAGACCGACGTCAGCCGCATCGCCCTCGGCGACTCGGCGGTCATCCAGATCGACGCCTTCCCCGACACCACGTTCATCGGCCGGGTGGTCGAGATCTCCAACAGCTCGGTCAAGGGCGCCACGGCGTCGACGACCGACCAGGCGATCGACTACGAGGTGACCGTCCGCATCCTGAACCCGCCGGCCGAGACGCGCCCCGACTTCTCGTCGACCGCGAAGATCGTGACCGACACCCGGGCGCAGGCGCTGGCGATCCCGATCATCGCGCTGACCGTTCGCGAGGACTCGGCCCTGAAGCAGACCGACGCCGCGCCGAACGCCGTCGCCGCGCCGGCCGTGCAGGTGGGCAAGCGGGACGTCGAGGGCGTGTTCGTCGTGGGCGCCGACAACAAAGTGACCTTCCGCCCCGTAAGGGTGGGGATCGCAGGTGAGAAGTACTTCGAGGTGCTGAGCGGGCTCGAGCCCGGCGAGCGCATCGTGGCCGGCACCTATCAGGCGATCCGCGAACTCAAGGACCAGCAGCTCGTTCGCGAGACCCCAAAGGAGGCGGCCGACCCCAAGGCCGCGAAGACCCCGTGA
- a CDS encoding ABC transporter ATP-binding protein, translating to MGGEIVRALRGVDLAVRRNEYVAIMGPSGSGKSTFMNIIGCLDTPNEGEYWLNGQLVSTMKDDELARVRNKEIGFVFQTFNLLPRATALANVELPLVYAGISASERKERAMAALEAVQLGQRVHHRPNELSGGQRQRVAIARALVNRPSILLADEPTGNLDSQTSEEIMRVFEHLADTGQTVIMVTHEPDIAAHARRVVVLRDGQIASDDRREKFTEKLGLATK from the coding sequence ATGGGCGGCGAGATCGTCCGCGCGCTCCGCGGGGTGGACCTCGCGGTCCGCCGCAACGAGTACGTCGCGATCATGGGCCCGTCGGGCTCGGGCAAGTCCACCTTCATGAACATCATCGGCTGCCTCGACACGCCGAACGAGGGCGAGTACTGGCTCAACGGCCAGCTCGTCTCGACCATGAAGGACGACGAGCTCGCGCGCGTCCGCAACAAGGAGATCGGGTTCGTCTTCCAGACGTTCAACCTGCTCCCCCGCGCCACGGCGCTCGCCAACGTCGAGCTCCCGCTCGTCTACGCCGGCATCTCGGCGTCGGAGCGCAAGGAGCGCGCGATGGCGGCGCTCGAGGCCGTGCAGCTCGGCCAGCGCGTGCATCACCGCCCGAACGAGCTCTCCGGCGGCCAGCGCCAGCGCGTCGCGATCGCCCGCGCGCTGGTCAACCGCCCCTCGATCCTCCTCGCCGACGAGCCCACGGGCAACCTGGACTCGCAGACGTCGGAAGAGATCATGCGCGTCTTCGAGCACCTCGCCGATACGGGCCAGACGGTCATCATGGTGACCCACGAACCCGACATCGCCGCGCACGCGCGCCGCGTGGTCGTGCTGCGCGACGGCCAGATCGCGAGCGACGACCGGCGCGAGAAGTTCACCGAGAAGCTCGGCCTCGCGACCAAGTAG
- a CDS encoding ABC transporter permease, which produces MPLFEAVRLALNTIRVQKLKSFFTLAGVCIGVMFLITVVSIIEGMGRYMKDDLVGKIIAINSFELRRQPNINIGDVDQSEWDAWRRRPRLYISDLLPVVEALPEGTRWAQESENSVTATSIYSRPRTTNAIGVDGDWFAIKKLALTDGREFTAQELRQGENVAIIGPDMIDRAFPGVDPIGRELRIGGVPYRVIGITESRGSAFGISFDNFVIAPWRSPIRKLLNPQPQMIDAVVVQSENQQVLTEAKERVRAVMRTRRGLRPSQPDNFAMETSESALEFWNKIQGYLVIAGVALPAIGLVVGAIVIMNIMLVAVAERTREIGIRKALGAKRRDILAQFLVESATLSTVGAMLGIALGIGFSQAIAAVSPLPASVAPWSIVVGVLVGAGVGIISGVYPASRASRLDPVVALRQE; this is translated from the coding sequence ATGCCTCTCTTCGAAGCCGTCCGGCTCGCGCTCAACACCATCCGGGTCCAGAAGCTCAAGAGCTTCTTCACCCTCGCGGGCGTCTGCATCGGCGTCATGTTCCTCATCACCGTCGTCTCGATCATCGAGGGGATGGGTCGCTACATGAAGGACGACCTCGTCGGGAAGATCATCGCGATCAACTCGTTCGAGCTCCGCCGGCAGCCCAACATCAACATCGGCGACGTCGACCAGTCGGAGTGGGACGCCTGGCGCCGCCGCCCGCGGCTCTACATCAGCGACCTGCTCCCGGTGGTCGAGGCCCTCCCCGAGGGGACGCGCTGGGCCCAGGAGTCCGAGAACAGCGTCACGGCGACGTCGATCTACTCGCGTCCCCGCACGACCAACGCCATCGGCGTGGACGGCGACTGGTTCGCGATCAAGAAGCTCGCCCTCACCGACGGCCGCGAGTTCACCGCGCAGGAGCTGCGCCAGGGCGAGAACGTCGCGATCATCGGCCCCGACATGATCGACCGCGCCTTCCCCGGCGTCGACCCGATCGGCCGCGAGCTGCGCATCGGCGGCGTGCCCTATCGCGTCATCGGCATCACCGAGTCGCGCGGCTCGGCCTTCGGGATCTCATTCGACAACTTCGTCATCGCGCCGTGGCGGTCGCCGATCCGCAAGCTGCTCAATCCGCAGCCGCAGATGATCGACGCGGTCGTCGTGCAGTCCGAGAACCAGCAGGTGCTGACCGAGGCCAAGGAACGCGTCCGTGCCGTCATGCGGACGCGGCGCGGGCTCCGGCCGAGCCAGCCCGACAACTTCGCGATGGAGACATCGGAGAGCGCGCTCGAGTTCTGGAACAAGATCCAGGGCTACCTGGTCATCGCGGGCGTGGCGCTGCCGGCGATCGGCCTCGTCGTCGGCGCGATCGTCATCATGAACATCATGCTCGTCGCCGTCGCGGAGCGGACCCGCGAGATCGGCATCCGGAAGGCGCTCGGGGCCAAGCGGCGCGACATCCTCGCGCAGTTCCTCGTCGAGTCGGCGACGCTCAGCACGGTCGGCGCGATGCTCGGCATCGCCCTCGGCATCGGGTTCTCGCAGGCGATCGCGGCGGTGTCGCCGCTCCCGGCGAGCGTCGCCCCCTGGTCGATCGTCGTCGGCGTGCTCGTCGGCGCGGGCGTGGGGATCATCTCCGGCGTCTATCCGGCGAGCCGCGCGTCGCGGCTCGACCCGGTCGTCGCGCTGCGGCAGGAGTAG
- a CDS encoding ABC transporter permease, translating to MANLSSRLYNLGEGVRIAVDAIVGNKVRAGLTILGVAVGVFVVVVISAAVHGINVSVAKDFESTGPTTFFVSQYPITFEACDGSGETCTWLRNPPITWDEVSRLERLENAAAVGVRMDWTGAFKYRDKALSSAPIEGYSANWAMFGAPDMQPGGRVFTDQEVRSAARVVVLNTVAAERLFVDSDPLGKTLTINGNAFQVIGVYKDNASFLSGGERAKGVMPVTTLQRALNVRRTDLGVVVKPRTGVPRDVMVDEVTATLRGARGLRPSQESTFAIITQDKLMETYDRIFGMFFLVMIALSAVGLIVGGVGVIAIMMISVTERTREIGVRKALGATRLTILWQFLIEAVTLTGIGAVIGLVLGWLVALAIRSGTSIEASIPPLAAVAALVASAFTGILFGMIPAARASRLDPVEALRHE from the coding sequence ATGGCCAACCTCAGTTCGCGCCTCTACAACCTCGGCGAGGGCGTCCGCATCGCGGTCGACGCCATCGTCGGCAACAAGGTCCGTGCGGGCCTCACGATCCTCGGCGTCGCCGTGGGCGTCTTCGTCGTCGTGGTGATCTCCGCCGCGGTGCACGGGATCAACGTGAGCGTGGCCAAGGACTTCGAGAGCACCGGCCCGACGACCTTCTTCGTCTCGCAATACCCGATCACGTTCGAGGCGTGCGACGGCAGCGGCGAGACCTGCACCTGGCTGCGCAACCCGCCCATCACGTGGGACGAGGTGTCGCGCCTCGAGCGGCTCGAGAACGCGGCCGCGGTGGGGGTGCGCATGGACTGGACGGGCGCCTTCAAGTACCGCGACAAGGCGCTCTCCTCCGCCCCGATCGAGGGCTACTCGGCGAACTGGGCGATGTTCGGCGCGCCCGACATGCAGCCGGGGGGCCGCGTCTTCACCGACCAGGAGGTCCGCAGCGCGGCACGGGTGGTGGTGCTCAACACCGTCGCGGCCGAGCGGCTCTTCGTGGACTCCGACCCGCTGGGGAAGACGCTCACGATCAACGGCAATGCCTTCCAGGTGATCGGCGTCTACAAGGACAACGCGAGCTTCCTCTCGGGCGGCGAGCGGGCGAAGGGCGTGATGCCGGTGACGACGCTCCAGCGCGCGCTCAACGTGCGACGCACGGATCTCGGGGTCGTGGTCAAGCCCCGCACCGGGGTCCCGCGGGACGTGATGGTGGACGAGGTCACCGCCACCCTGCGCGGCGCCCGCGGGCTGCGGCCGAGCCAGGAGAGCACCTTCGCCATCATCACGCAGGACAAGCTGATGGAGACCTACGACAGGATCTTCGGGATGTTCTTCCTCGTGATGATCGCCCTCTCGGCGGTCGGGCTGATCGTCGGCGGCGTCGGCGTCATCGCGATCATGATGATCTCGGTCACCGAGCGGACCCGCGAGATCGGCGTGCGGAAGGCGCTCGGCGCGACCCGGCTGACCATCCTCTGGCAGTTCCTGATCGAGGCCGTCACGTTGACCGGCATCGGGGCCGTGATCGGACTGGTGTTGGGCTGGCTCGTGGCGCTCGCGATCCGCTCGGGCACGAGCATCGAGGCGAGCATCCCGCCGTTGGCCGCGGTCGCGGCGCTGGTCGCCAGCGCCTTCACGGGGATCCTGTTCGGGATGATCCCGGCGGCCCGTGCCTCGCGCCTGGATCCGGTCGAGGCCCTGCGGCACGAATGA